The Zingiber officinale cultivar Zhangliang chromosome 9A, Zo_v1.1, whole genome shotgun sequence genome window below encodes:
- the LOC122018932 gene encoding telomere length regulation protein TEL2 homolog isoform X2, producing the protein MSNWKQAFYSGAAFPTMARKLLYDVAKDWLPCFSPSIRKQIYDSFFVHGPPSEILQVLVSALTHGSEDTIYSNIERLLVKCLLTREGVRHMVEEFRMQCQVGGNGYACKPDMLAVISRVAQQLSSIPDKARLGALSVLSSHSFFQKVVNQLLVGAEDCDYQVSNYINASDANDLDGSLLFVGETFSRICRRGSTDILVAKMIPRVLDYTRGWLSSNIGSIGDGMIKPSSHSHFWLLIVEAMKDQYAIERLAEELLRQLATQNASDVEAYWILWLLFHQTISQKATLRSMFVDKFLIWKVFPIRCLRWILHLSVFEFPPDSNCLPCSQKTSYFFDVVDRLTSIWSRHGFVQSSSMEQQAYITAAVGLCIEKMSKDELETTKNVLHAILQGVSCRLESPINLVRKMARAVALVFSRVVDPKNPVYLDDDYSENIDWDFGFTSQRKDVMDNGETSQSEATGSLPNERESVTHGQRLKDTKHYADNDGKIILAKRVNPSKVSNPAMPSNVLISAEEEGDCSKNSDASSDSLEPYDLPDDNDADTNKFSQLGDISAALRKPDDPDGVERALNIVEKLVRALPDELPHHSGDLIRALVHVRCSCIAVEGEEDSAEEKRHKALVALIVTCPFESLDVLTKLLYAPNVDVSQRILILDVMTDAAQELSESIITRTNYHPSNLISSVSGQPWFIPSSRGSPGVGPWREVSDPGTSVSWSHRYEREIPSRPGHMKSGKSRKWGLTKPKETQLESSRNRLTRYAAAFMLPVMQGFDKRSHGVDLLNRDFIVLGKLIYMLGVCMKCISMHPEALVLAPLLLDMIRTRALSHHAEAYVRRSVLFAASCILVALHPSHIASTMIEGNQEISNGLEWIRAWAVRISESDPDAECSRMAMTCLQLHAEMALQASRALESVESPQARRTLPTKLDKIIIPFSNLG; encoded by the exons GTTGCTGGTAAAATGCTTGCTTACGAGGGAAGGAGTGAGACATATGGTTGAGGAATTTAGAATGCAATGTCAAGTTGGTGGGAATGGTTATGCCTGTAAGCCAGACATGCTAGCAGTCATATCTAGGGTTGCACAGCAATTGAGTTCAATTCCTGATAAGGCTAGATTGGGTGCCTTGTCTGTACTTTCATCACA TTCGTTCTTCCAGAAAGTTGTCAACCAACTTTTGGTTGGGGCAGAAGATTGTGACTATCAAGTTTCAAACTATATAAATGCATCGGATGCAAATGATCTGGATGGCTCATTATTATTTGTAGGGGAAACATTCTCAAGGATTTGTAGACGTGGATCAACAG ACATTCTTGTTGCTAAAATGATCCCTAGGGTTCTTGATTATACACGAGGCTGGTTGTCATCAAATATTGGTTCTATTGGTGATGGTATGATAAAACCTAGTTCACATTCCCACTTTTGGTTGTTAATTGTGGAAGCAATGAAAGATCAGTATGCCATTGAAAGATTGGCTGAGGAGTTACTGAGGCAATTGGCAACTCAGAATGCAAGTGATGTTGAAGCTTATTGGATTCTTTGGTTGTTGTTTCATCAAACTATCAGCCAAAAAGCTACCTTGAG ATCTATGTTTGTCGATAAATTTCTCATCTGGAAAGTATTTCCTATACGGTGTTTGAGATGGATTCTACACTTATCTGTATTTGAATTCCCCCCGGACTCTAATTGTTTGCCATGTTCCCAAAAGACTTCATATTTCTTTGATGTGGTGGATCGACTGACCAGCATTTGGTCAAGGCATGGATTTGTTCAATCATCTTCTATGGAGCAGCAAGCTT ATATTACTGCTGCTGTTGGGTTATGTATTGAGAAAATGTCAAAGGATGAATTAGAAACAACCAAAAATGTCTTGCATGCTATTCTGCAAGGAGTCAGCT GTAGACTAGAGAGCCCAATTAATCTGGTTCGGAAGATGGCTCGAGCTGTTGCACTGGTATTTTCTAGAGTGGTTGATCCTAAAAACCCTGTCTATCTTGATGACGATTATTCTGAGAACATTGACTGGGACTTTGGGTTTACATCACAAAGGAAGGATGTGATGGATAATGGTGAGACTAGCCAAAGTGAAGCAACAGGTTCATTACCAAATGAGAGGGAGAGTGTAACTCATGGCCAAAGGCTGAAAGATACAAAGCATTATGCTGATAATGATGGTAAAATAATTTTGGCAAAGAGGGTAAACCCTTCCAAAGTCAGCAATCCTGCCATGCCAAGCAATGTACTTATCTCTGCAGAAGAAGAGGGCGATTGTAGCAAGAATTCTGATGCTTCAAGTGACTCACTAGAACCTTATGATCTTCCAGACGACAATGATGCTGACACAAACAAGTTCTCCCAGCTGGGTGACATTTCTGCAGCATTACGCAAACCAGATGATCCAGATGGT GTGGAAAGGGCACTAAACATTGTTGAAAAGCTTGTACGAGCATTACCTGATGAGCTTCCTCATCATTCTGGTGATCTTATCAGAGCATTAGTGCATGTTCGTTGCTCTTGCATTGCAGTTGAAGGAGAGGAAGATTCTGCTGAAGAAAAGAGGCATAAAGCACTGGTTGCATTGATTGTCACATGCCCATTTGAATCATTGGACGTGTTGACTAAATTACTCTATGCACCCAATGTGGATGTCAGCCAACGCATTCTGATACTTGATGTCATGACTGATGCAGCACAAGAGCTTTCAGAGAGTATAATCACTAGAACAAATTATCACCCAAGTAATCTGATATCAAGTGTCTCAGGTCAACCATGGTTTATCCCTAGTAGCCGAGGTTCACCTGGAGTTGGTCCTTGGAGAGAGGTCTCTGATCCTGGAACTTCTGTCAGCTGGTCCCACCGTTATGAAAGAGAAATTCCGTCTAGACCTGGTCATATGAAGTCAGGAAAATCACGAAAGTGGGGTCTTACAAAACCAAAAGAGACACAGTTGGAATCATCAAGAAACAGACTTACTCGTTATGCTGCTGCATTTATGCTTCCCGTAATGCAAGGTTTTGATAAAAGAAGCCATGGAGTAGATCTGCTTAATAGAGATTTCATCGTTCTCGGGAAGTTAATCTACATGCTTGGTGTTTGTATGAAATGCATTTCTATGCATCCTGAAGCACTGGTTTTGGCTCCTCTACTTCTTGATATGATAAGAACAAG GGCGTTGTCACATCATGCCGAAGcatatgtcagaagatctgtccTTTTTGCTGCTTCATGCATCCTTGTTGCTTTACATCCATCACACATTGCATCTACGATGATTGAAGGCAATCAGGAAATATCCAATGGTCTTGAGTGGATCCGTGCATGGGCAGTTCGTATATCAGAATCTGATCCAGATGCTGAATGCTCAAGG ATGGCTATGACATGCCTTCAGCTGCATGCCGAGATGGCTCTCCAAGCATCCCGTGCACTCGAATCAGTAGAGAGTCCGCAGGCACGCAGAACCTTGCCAACAAAGTTGGATAAAATCATAATTCCATTCTCAAACTTGGGATAG
- the LOC122018544 gene encoding ycf20-like protein produces the protein MDWKSCSRSSISHLAPPVCRLRIAFHRFSSFLSFIASARRTTIDYRSRGFYKMACGSSCIQPVNLGLGSQTKLFLHKSRVPLWSYSPGKLLIRAVQENEGPRRLVDIIRLIPDISRNYFKSRPRRALFGGISLLGGFYVAQTISLSFGALGVNDVIAAVVCVLLTEFVTRFYYSRPRVTFPVALLNNFKMGFTYGLFIDAFKLAS, from the exons ATGGATTGGAAATCCTGCTCTCGTTCATCCATCTCTCATCTCGCTCCTCCCGTCTGCCGACTTCGGATCGCCTTCCACCGATTCTCTTCGTTTCTTTCTTTCATCGCCTCTGCTCGAAGAACTACAATCGATTACAGATCTCGAGGAT TCTACAAAATGGCATGTGGTTCATCTTGTATTCAACCAGTGAACCTTGGTCTTGGATCACAAACAAAGCTCTTCCTTCACAAATCCAGAGTTCCATTATGGAGTTATTCACCTGGAAAGCTCCTTATTCGAGCAGTACAGGAAAACGAGGGTCCGCGAAGACTAGTCGACATCATTCGTCTCATCCCAGATATCTCAAGGAACTACTTCAAAAGCCGTCCTAGGAGAGCACTTTTTGGCGGTATCTCATTGTTGGGTGGGTTTTATGTTGCACAGACGATCTCTCTATCATTTGGTGCATTGGGAGTGAATGATGTAATTGCTGCAGTGGTATGTGTCCTCCTTACAGAGTTCGTGACAAGGTTTTACTACAGCCGACCCAGAGTGACCTTCCCTGTTGCATTACTAAACAATTTTAAGATGGGGTTCACGTATGGACTTTTCATTGATGCTTTTAAGCTTGCTAGTTAG